The Schistocerca gregaria isolate iqSchGreg1 chromosome 1, iqSchGreg1.2, whole genome shotgun sequence genome includes a window with the following:
- the LOC126279992 gene encoding spidroin-1-like isoform X14, giving the protein MASRLLQLLLAIALASASAGLKQEKRSVLDKEIGIATTGSESTASAEGVSSLQAGAEHLGRSILYGRIKPGGATVSESAAQSSAASLGGGSGTISGSSSESSSNAIGGGFNGVGIAGSSSESSSGSFGTGLGYNGAFSGSQSQSGAIAGGLGGFGASGSKSQSSSGSFGGGFGGIGAAISGSQSESSATGGSFLGRHDISGAGSQSGASSIGGGIGGIGAAGSQSQSEASGGSIARGFGGHGAAISGSQTESSAIGAGYLGGHGISGSSSQSDASSIGGGVGGFGASGSQSQSAAESLGGGYRGHGGVGGIGKAGSQSSGGAIGGGYGGHGGIGGVSASGSQSQAAGGSLGGGYEGHGAAISGSQSESTANGGGYLGGHGVSGAGSQSGATSVGGGIGGIGAAESQLQSSGGAIGGGHGGHGGVGGTGGTGSQSQSSGGTIGGGYGGHGGVGGIGTAGSQSQSSGGAIGGGYGGHGGVGGIGAAGSQSPGGAIGGGHGGHGAVGGVGAAGSQSQSSGAAIGGGYGVHGGVGGIGAAGSQSSGGAVGGGYGGHGGASGTGAAGSQSQSSGGAVGGGHGGHGAVGGIGAAESQSQSSGGAIGGGYGVHGGVGGISAAGSQSSGGAVGGEYGGHGGVSGIGAAGSQSQSSGGAIGGGYRGHGGVGGIGAAGSQSSGGAIGGGYGGHGGVSGIGAAGSQTQSSGGAIGDGYGGHGGVGGIGAAGSQSQSSGAAIGGGYGGHGGVGGIGAVGSQSHSSGGAVGGGYGGHDGVGGIGGPGSQSSGGAIGGGYGGHGGLGGIGVAGSQSQSSAGSIGGGFGVGGAISGSQSQSGAIGGGYGVDGGITGSQSQSSSGAFGGGYDGFGGSFTGSGSQSSAGSLGGGFGGGSFTGSHSQSSAGSLGGGLGGGSFTGSGSHSSAGSLGDAFGDGSFTGSETQSSAGSLGGALGGGAFTGSGSQSSAGSLGGGLGGGSFTGSGSQSSAGSLGGGFGGGSFTGSQSQSSAGSLGGGLGGGSFTGSGSQSSAGSLSGGFGGGSFTGSGSQSSAGSLGGGLGGGSFTGSGSQSSAGSLGGGLGGGSFTGSGSQSSAGSFGGGFGGGSFTGSGSQSSSGSLGGGLGGGSFTGSGSQSSAGSLGGALGGGSFTGSGSQSSAGSLGGGFGGGSFTGSQSQSSAGSLGGGLGGGSFTGSGSQSSAGSLGGGFGGGSFTGSQSQSSAGSLGGGLGGGSFTGSSSQSSAGSFGGGLGGNRGFPLGFSGSESQSSSVAGGAGHFGGLLPGGIGGGAGGLFGLFG; this is encoded by the exons GACTGAAACAAGAAAAGCGGAGCGTCCTCGACAAGGAAATTGGAATAGCTACAACAGGCTCAGAGTCAACAGCGTCCGCTGAAGGCGTGTCAAGTCTGCAAGCCGGAGCAGAGCACTTAGGAAGAAGCATATTATATGGACGCATTAAACCGGGTGGAGCTACAGTGTCTGAATCGGCAGCACAGTCTTCAGCAGCGTCATTAGGCGGTGGTTCCGGTACAATTAGCGGATCTTCATCAGAGTCAAGTTCAAATGCTATTGGAGGAGGATTTAATGGTGTCGGTATAGCTGGATCCTCTTCAGAATCTTCATCTGGCTCTTTTGGCACTGGCCTAggatacaatggtgcatttagtgggtCGCAATCCCAGTCCGGTGCAATAGCAGGTGGACTAGGTGGATTTGGTGCATCTGGATCTAAGTCACAATCCTCAAGTGGATCTTTTGGGGGTGGCTTTGGAGGCATTGGTGCCGCTATCAGTGGATCACAGTCTGAATCAAGTGCTACTGGTGGAAGCTTTCTAGGAAGACATGATATCAGTGGTGCAGGATCACAGTCTGGAGCAAGTTCGATTGGAGGTGGAATAGGTGGAATTGGTGCAGCTGGATCACAGTCACAATCTGAAGCATCAGGTGGATCCATTGCACGTGGATTTGGAGGCCATGGTGCAGCTATCAGTGGATCACAAACTGAGTCAAGTGCAATTGGTGCAGGCTATCTCGGAGGGCATGGAATCAGTGGTTCATCATCTCAATCAGATGCTAGTTCCATTGGAGGTGGAGTTGGTGGATTTGGTGCATCTGGATCTCAATCACAGTCAGCTGCTGAATCTCTAGGTGGAGGGTACAGAGGTCATGGTGGAGTAGGTGGAATTGGTAAAGCTGGGTCACAGTCATCTGGCGGAGCTATTGGAGGTGGGTATGGAGGTCATGGCGGAATTGGTGGAGTTTCTGCATCTGGATCACAATCACAGGCAGCAGGTGGATCACTTGGAGGTGGCTATGAAGGTCACGGTGCAGCTATCAGTGGCTCACAGTCTGAATCAACTGCTAATGGAGGTGGCTATCTCGGAGGGCATGGAGTTAGTGGAGCAGGATCACAGTCTGGTGCAACCTCTGTTGGAGGCGGAATAGGTGGAATTGGTGCAGCTGAATCACAGTTGCAGTCATCTGGTGGAGCTATTGGAGGTGGACATGGAGGTCATGGTGGGGTAGGTGGTACTGGTGGAACTGGATCACAGTCACAGTCATCTGGTGGAACTATTGGAGGTGGGTATGGCGGTCATGGCGGAGTAGGTGGAATTGGCACAGCTGGATCACAGTCACAGTCATCTGGTGGAGCTATTGGTGGTGGATATGGAGGTCATGGTGGAGTAGGTGGAATTGGTGCAGCTGGATCACAGTCACCTGGTGGCGCTATTGGAGGTGGACATGGAGGTCATGGTGCAGTAGGTGGAGTTGGCGCAGCTGGATCACAGTCGCAGTCATCTGGGGCAGCTATTGGAGGTGGATATGGAGTTCATGGTGGAGTAGGTGGAATTGGTGCAGCTGGATCACAGTCATCTGGTGGAGCTGTAGGAGGTGGGTACGGAGGTCATGGTGGAGCAAGTGGAACTGGTGCAGCTGGATCACAGTCGCAGTCATCTGGTGGAGCTGTTGGAGGTGGACATGGAGGTCATGGTGCAGTAGGTGGAATTGGTGCAGCTGAATCACAGTCACAGTCATCTGGTGGAGCTATTGGAGGTGGATATGGAGTTCATGGTGGAGTAGGTGGAATAAGTGCAGCTGGATCACAGTCATCTGGGGGAGCTGTAGGAGGTGAGTATGGAGGTCATGGTGGAGTAAGTGGAATTGGTGCAGCTGGATCACAGTCACAGTCGTCTGGTGGAGCTATTGGAGGTGGGTACAGAGGTCATGGTGGAGTAGGTGGAATTGGTGCAGCTGGGTCACAGTCATCTGGGGGAGCTATAGGAGGTGGGTATGGAGGTCATGGTGGAGTAAGTGGAATTGGTGCAGctggatcacagacacagtcgtCTGGTGGAGCTATTGGAGATGGATATGGAG GTCATGGTGGAGTAGGTGGAATTGGTGCAGCTGGATCACAGTCACAGTCATCTGGGGCAGCTATTGGAGGTGGGTATGGAGGTCATGGTGGAGTAGGCGGAATTGGAGCAGTTGGATCACAGTCACATTCCTCTGGCGGAGCTGTTGGAGGTGGATACGGAGGTCATGATGGAGTAGGGGGTATTGGTGGACCTGGATCACAGTCATCTGGTGGAGCTATTGGAGGTGGGTATGGAGGTCATGGTGGCTTAGGTGGAATTGGTGTAGCTGGATCACAGTCACAGTCAAGTGCTGGATCTATTGGAGGTGGATTTGGTGTAGGTGGTGCAATCAGTGGTTCACAGTCTCAATCTGGTGCTATTGGAGGTGGGTATGGTGTTGATGGAGGAATCACCGGATCACAGTCACAATCCAGCTCAGGAGCATTTGGTGGTGGGTACGATGGGTTTGGTGGTTCATTTACTGGGTCCGGATCCCAGTCATCAGCTGGCTCACTAGGTGGCGGATTCGGTGGTGGTTCATTTACTGGATCTCATTCTCAGTCATCAGCTGGTTCACTAGGAGGTGGACTGGGTGGTGGCTCTTTTACTGGGTCTGGATCTCATTCATCAGCTGGTTCACTAGGTGACGCATTTGGTGATGGTTCATTTACTGGATCTGAAACTCAGTCCTCAGCTGGCTCACTAGGAGGTGCACTTGGTGGTGGGGCATTTACTGGGTCTGGATCACAATCGTCAGCTGGTTCACTAGGAGGTGGACTGGGTGGTGGCTCATTTACAGGGTCTGGATCTCAGTCATCAGCTGGCTCATTAGGTGGTGGATTTGGTGGTGGGTCATTCACTGGATCTCAATCTCAATCATCAGCTGGTTCACTAGGAGGTGGACTTGGTGGTGGATCATTTACTGGGTCTGGTTCTCAATCCTCTGCCGGCTCACTAAGTGGTGGATTTGGTGGTGGTTCATTTACTGGGTCTGGATCACAATCATCAGCTGGTTCACTAGGAGGTGGACTTGGTGGTGGCTCATTTACTGGGTCTGGATCACAATCATCAGCTGGTTCACTAGGAGGTGGACTGGGTGGTGGCTCATTTACAGGGTCTGGGTCTCAGTCATCAGCTGGCTCATTTGGTGGCGGATTTGGTGGTGGTTCGTTTACTGGGTCTGGATCACAATCATCATCTGGTTCACTAGGAGGTGGCCTTGGTGGTGGCTCATTTACTGGGTCTGGATCTCAATCCTCAGCTGGCTCACTAGGAGGTGCACTTGGTGGTGGCTCATTTACTGGATCTGGATCTCAGTCATCAGCTGGATCACTAGGTGGCGGATTTGGTGGTGGGTCATTCACTGGATCTCAGTCTCAATCATCAGCTGGTTCACTAGGAGGTGGACTTGGTGGTGGATCATTTACTGGGTCTGGTTCTCAATCCTCTGCCGGCTCACTAGGTGGCGGATTTGGTGGTGGTTCATTTACTGGTTCTCAGTCCCAATCATCAGCTGGATCACTGGGTGGTGGGCTTGGTGGTGGCTCATTTACTGGGTCTTCTTCTCAGTCATCAGCTGGGAGCTTTGGAGGTGGGTTAGGAGGAAATAGAGGATTTCCTTTAGGTTTTTCAGGTTCAGAATCCCAATCTTCGAGTGTAGCAGGAGGGGCAGGTCATTTTGGAGGTCTTTTGCCAGGTGGTATAGGAGGTGGAGCTGGTGGTCTCTTTGGTTTGTTTGGATAA
- the LOC126279992 gene encoding spidroin-1-like isoform X9: MASRLLQLLLAIALASASAGLKQEKRSVLDKEIGIATTGSESTASAEGVSSLQAGAEHLGRSILYGRIKPGGATVSESAAQSSAASLGGGSGTISGSSSESSSNAIGGGFNGVGIAGSSSESSSGSFGTGLGYNGAFSGSQSQSGAIAGGLGGFGASGSKSQSSSGSFGGGFGGIGAAISGSQSESSATGGSFLGRHDISGAGSQSGASSIGGGIGGIGAAGSQSQSEASGGSIARGFGGHGAAISGSQTESSAIGAGYLGGHGISGSSSQSDASSIGGGVGGFGASGSQSQSAAESLGGGYRGHGGVGGIGKAGSQSSGGAIGGGYGGHGGIGGVSASGSQSQAAGGSLGGGYEGHGAAISGSQSESTANGGGYLGGHGVSGAGSQSGATSVGGGIGGIGAAESQLQSSGGAIGGGHGGHGGVGGTGGTGSQSQSSGGTIGGGYGGHGGVGGIGTAGSQSQSSGGAIGGGYGGHGGVGGIGAAGSQSPGGAIGGGHGGHGAVGGVGAAGSQSQSSGAAIGGGYGVHGGVGGIGAAGSQSSGGAVGGGYGGHGGASGTGAAGSQSQSSGGAVGGGHGGHGAVGGIGAAESQSQSSGGAIGGGYGVHGGVGGISAAGSQSSGGAVGGEYGGHGGVSGIGAAGSQSQSSGGAIGGGYRGHGGVGGIGAAGSQSSGGAIGGGYGGHGGVSGIGAAGSQTQSSGGAIGDGYGGHGGVSGIGAAGSQTQSSGGAIGGGHGGHGGVGGIGAAGSQSSSGAIGGGYRGHGGVGGIGAAGSQSQSSGAAIGGGYGGHGGVGGIGAVGSQSHSSGGAVGGGYGGHDGVGGIGGPGSQSSGGAIGGGYGGHGGLGGIGVAGSQSQSSAGSIGGGFGVGGAISGSQSQSGAIGGGYGVDGGITGSQSQSSSGAFGGGYDGFGGSFTGSGSQSSAGSLGGGFGGGSFTGSHSQSSAGSLGGGLGGGSFTGSGSHSSAGSLGDAFGDGSFTGSETQSSAGSLGGALGGGAFTGSGSQSSAGSLGGGLGGGSFTGSGSQSSAGSLGGGFGGGSFTGSQSQSSAGSLGGGLGGGSFTGSGSQSSAGSLSGGFGGGSFTGSGSQSSAGSLGGGLGGGSFTGSGSQSSAGSLGGGLGGGSFTGSGSQSSAGSFGGGFGGGSFTGSGSQSSSGSLGGGLGGGSFTGSGSQSSAGSLGGALGGGSFTGSGSQSSAGSLGGGFGGGSFTGSQSQSSAGSLGGGLGGGSFTGSGSQSSAGSLGGGFGGGSFTGSQSQSSAGSLGGGLGGGSFTGSSSQSSAGSFGGGLGGNRGFPLGFSGSESQSSSVAGGAGHFGGLLPGGIGGGAGGLFGLFG, translated from the exons GACTGAAACAAGAAAAGCGGAGCGTCCTCGACAAGGAAATTGGAATAGCTACAACAGGCTCAGAGTCAACAGCGTCCGCTGAAGGCGTGTCAAGTCTGCAAGCCGGAGCAGAGCACTTAGGAAGAAGCATATTATATGGACGCATTAAACCGGGTGGAGCTACAGTGTCTGAATCGGCAGCACAGTCTTCAGCAGCGTCATTAGGCGGTGGTTCCGGTACAATTAGCGGATCTTCATCAGAGTCAAGTTCAAATGCTATTGGAGGAGGATTTAATGGTGTCGGTATAGCTGGATCCTCTTCAGAATCTTCATCTGGCTCTTTTGGCACTGGCCTAggatacaatggtgcatttagtgggtCGCAATCCCAGTCCGGTGCAATAGCAGGTGGACTAGGTGGATTTGGTGCATCTGGATCTAAGTCACAATCCTCAAGTGGATCTTTTGGGGGTGGCTTTGGAGGCATTGGTGCCGCTATCAGTGGATCACAGTCTGAATCAAGTGCTACTGGTGGAAGCTTTCTAGGAAGACATGATATCAGTGGTGCAGGATCACAGTCTGGAGCAAGTTCGATTGGAGGTGGAATAGGTGGAATTGGTGCAGCTGGATCACAGTCACAATCTGAAGCATCAGGTGGATCCATTGCACGTGGATTTGGAGGCCATGGTGCAGCTATCAGTGGATCACAAACTGAGTCAAGTGCAATTGGTGCAGGCTATCTCGGAGGGCATGGAATCAGTGGTTCATCATCTCAATCAGATGCTAGTTCCATTGGAGGTGGAGTTGGTGGATTTGGTGCATCTGGATCTCAATCACAGTCAGCTGCTGAATCTCTAGGTGGAGGGTACAGAGGTCATGGTGGAGTAGGTGGAATTGGTAAAGCTGGGTCACAGTCATCTGGCGGAGCTATTGGAGGTGGGTATGGAGGTCATGGCGGAATTGGTGGAGTTTCTGCATCTGGATCACAATCACAGGCAGCAGGTGGATCACTTGGAGGTGGCTATGAAGGTCACGGTGCAGCTATCAGTGGCTCACAGTCTGAATCAACTGCTAATGGAGGTGGCTATCTCGGAGGGCATGGAGTTAGTGGAGCAGGATCACAGTCTGGTGCAACCTCTGTTGGAGGCGGAATAGGTGGAATTGGTGCAGCTGAATCACAGTTGCAGTCATCTGGTGGAGCTATTGGAGGTGGACATGGAGGTCATGGTGGGGTAGGTGGTACTGGTGGAACTGGATCACAGTCACAGTCATCTGGTGGAACTATTGGAGGTGGGTATGGCGGTCATGGCGGAGTAGGTGGAATTGGCACAGCTGGATCACAGTCACAGTCATCTGGTGGAGCTATTGGTGGTGGATATGGAGGTCATGGTGGAGTAGGTGGAATTGGTGCAGCTGGATCACAGTCACCTGGTGGCGCTATTGGAGGTGGACATGGAGGTCATGGTGCAGTAGGTGGAGTTGGCGCAGCTGGATCACAGTCGCAGTCATCTGGGGCAGCTATTGGAGGTGGATATGGAGTTCATGGTGGAGTAGGTGGAATTGGTGCAGCTGGATCACAGTCATCTGGTGGAGCTGTAGGAGGTGGGTACGGAGGTCATGGTGGAGCAAGTGGAACTGGTGCAGCTGGATCACAGTCGCAGTCATCTGGTGGAGCTGTTGGAGGTGGACATGGAGGTCATGGTGCAGTAGGTGGAATTGGTGCAGCTGAATCACAGTCACAGTCATCTGGTGGAGCTATTGGAGGTGGATATGGAGTTCATGGTGGAGTAGGTGGAATAAGTGCAGCTGGATCACAGTCATCTGGGGGAGCTGTAGGAGGTGAGTATGGAGGTCATGGTGGAGTAAGTGGAATTGGTGCAGCTGGATCACAGTCACAGTCGTCTGGTGGAGCTATTGGAGGTGGGTACAGAGGTCATGGTGGAGTAGGTGGAATTGGTGCAGCTGGGTCACAGTCATCTGGGGGAGCTATAGGAGGTGGGTATGGAGGTCATGGTGGAGTAAGTGGAATTGGTGCAGctggatcacagacacagtcgtCTGGTGGAGCTATTGGAGATGGATATGGAG GTCATGGTGGAGTAAGTGGAATTGGTGCAGctggatcacagacacagtcatCTGGTGGAGCTATTGGAGGTGGACATGGAGGTCATGGTGGAGTTGGTGGAATTGGTGCAGCTGGATCACAATCATCTAGTGGAGCTATTGGAGGTGGATACAGAGGTCATGGTGGAGTAGGTGGAATTGGTGCAGCTGGATCACAGTCACAGTCATCTGGGGCAGCTATTGGAGGTGGGTATGGAGGTCATGGTGGAGTAGGCGGAATTGGAGCAGTTGGATCACAGTCACATTCCTCTGGCGGAGCTGTTGGAGGTGGATACGGAGGTCATGATGGAGTAGGGGGTATTGGTGGACCTGGATCACAGTCATCTGGTGGAGCTATTGGAGGTGGGTATGGAGGTCATGGTGGCTTAGGTGGAATTGGTGTAGCTGGATCACAGTCACAGTCAAGTGCTGGATCTATTGGAGGTGGATTTGGTGTAGGTGGTGCAATCAGTGGTTCACAGTCTCAATCTGGTGCTATTGGAGGTGGGTATGGTGTTGATGGAGGAATCACCGGATCACAGTCACAATCCAGCTCAGGAGCATTTGGTGGTGGGTACGATGGGTTTGGTGGTTCATTTACTGGGTCCGGATCCCAGTCATCAGCTGGCTCACTAGGTGGCGGATTCGGTGGTGGTTCATTTACTGGATCTCATTCTCAGTCATCAGCTGGTTCACTAGGAGGTGGACTGGGTGGTGGCTCTTTTACTGGGTCTGGATCTCATTCATCAGCTGGTTCACTAGGTGACGCATTTGGTGATGGTTCATTTACTGGATCTGAAACTCAGTCCTCAGCTGGCTCACTAGGAGGTGCACTTGGTGGTGGGGCATTTACTGGGTCTGGATCACAATCGTCAGCTGGTTCACTAGGAGGTGGACTGGGTGGTGGCTCATTTACAGGGTCTGGATCTCAGTCATCAGCTGGCTCATTAGGTGGTGGATTTGGTGGTGGGTCATTCACTGGATCTCAATCTCAATCATCAGCTGGTTCACTAGGAGGTGGACTTGGTGGTGGATCATTTACTGGGTCTGGTTCTCAATCCTCTGCCGGCTCACTAAGTGGTGGATTTGGTGGTGGTTCATTTACTGGGTCTGGATCACAATCATCAGCTGGTTCACTAGGAGGTGGACTTGGTGGTGGCTCATTTACTGGGTCTGGATCACAATCATCAGCTGGTTCACTAGGAGGTGGACTGGGTGGTGGCTCATTTACAGGGTCTGGGTCTCAGTCATCAGCTGGCTCATTTGGTGGCGGATTTGGTGGTGGTTCGTTTACTGGGTCTGGATCACAATCATCATCTGGTTCACTAGGAGGTGGCCTTGGTGGTGGCTCATTTACTGGGTCTGGATCTCAATCCTCAGCTGGCTCACTAGGAGGTGCACTTGGTGGTGGCTCATTTACTGGATCTGGATCTCAGTCATCAGCTGGATCACTAGGTGGCGGATTTGGTGGTGGGTCATTCACTGGATCTCAGTCTCAATCATCAGCTGGTTCACTAGGAGGTGGACTTGGTGGTGGATCATTTACTGGGTCTGGTTCTCAATCCTCTGCCGGCTCACTAGGTGGCGGATTTGGTGGTGGTTCATTTACTGGTTCTCAGTCCCAATCATCAGCTGGATCACTGGGTGGTGGGCTTGGTGGTGGCTCATTTACTGGGTCTTCTTCTCAGTCATCAGCTGGGAGCTTTGGAGGTGGGTTAGGAGGAAATAGAGGATTTCCTTTAGGTTTTTCAGGTTCAGAATCCCAATCTTCGAGTGTAGCAGGAGGGGCAGGTCATTTTGGAGGTCTTTTGCCAGGTGGTATAGGAGGTGGAGCTGGTGGTCTCTTTGGTTTGTTTGGATAA